Proteins from a genomic interval of Streptomyces sp. Tu6071:
- a CDS encoding TetR/AcrR family transcriptional regulator codes for MAGSTQEPQHHSPTDVRVRRTWARLSEAVLRLAAERPVEEVAVSDLVRAAGVNRSTFYKHASSPADVLARVLYAELDEIRATWIAETAAPTPPEPGTWHGATAALAEHVLRYEAVYTVGLVGQRSPVLHRLLAEHLRTSVRVYVARDPGVLPEGAGPAEWRADAWSRFVAQGQVGVMEAWLSLRGRSPRGERDVALFMGAVEAVLPSWIAPGRG; via the coding sequence ATGGCCGGAAGCACGCAGGAGCCGCAGCACCACTCGCCCACCGACGTACGGGTGCGCAGGACGTGGGCGCGGCTGAGCGAGGCCGTGCTGCGGCTCGCGGCCGAGCGGCCCGTCGAGGAGGTCGCGGTCTCGGACCTCGTACGGGCCGCGGGCGTCAACCGCTCCACCTTCTACAAGCACGCGTCGAGCCCTGCGGACGTCCTCGCGCGCGTGCTGTACGCGGAGCTGGACGAGATCCGGGCCACCTGGATCGCCGAGACGGCGGCGCCGACGCCGCCGGAGCCGGGGACGTGGCACGGGGCGACGGCGGCGCTCGCGGAGCACGTGCTGCGGTACGAGGCCGTCTACACGGTGGGGCTCGTGGGGCAGCGGAGCCCGGTCCTCCACCGGCTGCTCGCGGAGCACCTGCGGACATCGGTACGGGTGTACGTGGCGCGGGACCCTGGAGTGCTGCCCGAGGGGGCGGGGCCCGCGGAGTGGCGGGCCGACGCGTGGAGCCGGTTCGTGGCGCAGGGGCAGGTGGGGGTGATGGAGGCGTGGCTCTCCCTGCGGGGGCGGTCGCCCCGGGGGGAGCGGGACGTGGCGCTGTTCATGGGGGCGGTGGAGGCGGTGCTTCCGTCGTGGATCGCGCCGGGGCGGGGCTGA